One Salvia miltiorrhiza cultivar Shanhuang (shh) chromosome 6, IMPLAD_Smil_shh, whole genome shotgun sequence genomic window, ACATTTATgcttcttaatttatttatttatggaaaTAGATGTGATGGTGTCACGTGAATACGCATAAAATGTGGTTCGTGCTTTGAGCTTCTGCTCTTCATATACGCCCAACTCTATGCCAAGGCTGTCTTGTTATTtaggaaaaatatattttccatTTTTCTTATGATGAAATCGCAACTAAATATTGTAGTACATATTCTACTACTCACCTAAATTTGGATAATTTTAAGATAGTTGCAGTAGTTATGTTATACTGAAGCTCCCTTTTTATTTGGGTGAGGCTCAAAAATGTGAATAGGTCTCATTTTAccagcaagagagagagagagtaggttGGGGTGTCATGATCACAAGTAGAAGAATGAAATCTTTTGTCTCTCTCTAGAAATAAGTAAAGTTGTGAGAGAGTGGGAGttgatgtttgagaattgttGATCATCAACTTTAGAATGGTAAGTTGAAAAGTCAGCGTCGTCTCAATATCAATGCAGACTACAACTAATCTTTTATGCTGCTAAGCCAAGCTAACTCAATGCCTAACTCTATTAGTAACACAAATCAATTCACTGCTCATTCAAGTGCTTCCTTCCTCCCaaggataaataaataaataaataatcaaactGTGGGAAATCAATCATTTACATTTTGGCAATCTCACTCTCTAACCTGTAAATCTACTACTATGAAGTTAATAAAAGAATGAGGCTCCTTCTTAACCGAAGCTCTGATGAGACGCGCTATCTGCATCGGCCGTGGCCTGCACTTGAGCTGCGTACTGCAAGTTCCACAGCACGTCTTCAAACGAGGGCCGCCCTGAGGATTCACCCGATATACATTTGTTGGTGATTGATATCACTATCGACAACGATTCCTGTGAGCTCGTCGTTAGCACCATTGGATCCACTATCTTTCGCCTACCATCTTGGCTGCTGAACGACGTCTGAGATACATACatacacatattaagaaaacaaCACCCTTCACATGCATACATAGATTATCAACTACAACTGCATACCATCTCATTTAGTAGAAATGCTTCTCCTTTTCCACTTGTTATAGGACCTACCAAAGACTCCAGTAATATGAACCCGAAATTGTGAACATCATCCTGCAACTTATCGACCTGCCTGCAATAATATTATCAACTTTATAAATAAACGACATGGCACGACAAAGAAGCTAGTGGGAGTAATGTAGCAGTTTTTGAGTTGTGTACCCTGATTTGATCGCGTCTCCCTTTGCCTGCAAAGGAGACAAACTATTGGTTAGGTCTTACAAGATTTAATTAAATGTGATTTCAAAACTGAATGGAGGGAGGAGCCTACATCAGATTTTTCAGTTTCATCTGCAATGATGGACATTCCATAATCACTAAGCTTTGCAATCCCATGCTCGTCGATCAGTATATTGTTGGTCTTTAGACGATTGCTCAGAGACGGGGGAATTACCCCGGTATGCAGAAAATGGATAGCCTTGGCTGCACCAATTAGAACGGCCAATCTTTCTGCCCACTTCAGGACCTTCTCCGGGGAGTTCTCTGTACACCAACACGACAAATTCATCATTTATAAACTTGATAACCTTCGTCTTGTATAAAAGATCGGTGCTTCATATTCTTTGATAATTTTAGTACCTGAAAGATGAGAGCGGAAGTTTCCATTAGGAACGTATTCTTGAACGAGATACAACCTACGTACAGACGAGTCATCTTGCATTCCATCATCAATGCAGTGACCAAGAAGGGCAACCAAGTGAGGGTGACGAAGCTTTGAAAGCAAATCAAGCCGCAGCTTGAGGTTTTGAATTGAGCATTTTCTATATAGAGTTAAAGACCGTATAACGACAGAGCTTCCATTATCCAACCTTCCCTTGTAAACCTGAACAAGTGAAGGCAACGTAGTAAGAAACAACTTAAAACTATAAAAAATATGAAGGAGgtatttttcttcaaattatgCTTTGAATGTCGTTAATCATAGTAGAAATTTCAAACCATAGGAATTTAGAACGTGGTTCTCATAGTCGAATCCGAAAACTCTAGTTACTGACTAATTTCTTCTTTTGGcatcaattaaaattatgttTCTAATTAATGCAGCATATGCAAAATCACATCAAAGAGTCGAAGACTGTGTTCTGAGGCGAAAATAACTCCATAATTGGCTAAGCCTGCTCAATGAGACATGTGACTTCCGAAGCTGGAGCTCATACTACAATAAACTACTTTCTGTTAAGCATGAGAAtttcctctctcactctctactCACCTAAACGAAACTTGAAACTATGCCATTTTTGCAAGCAGGATCAACAATATTTCCATAGAATACTAGCTTTTCAGCAGTACTTACGAATAATGCTCAAATTAAAGTCACCTAAAGAAAGGGGCAACACAGAGACTATGACATGGTGTAGGTCTCAAGCTACCTTTCCGAAAGAACCCTCGCCCAAGAAAGTCGACTGATCAAAGTTTTTTGTAGCTTCTTCAAGTTCTGCTACAGTAAACACCCTATACGATGCAGAACTTTGATTCCCAACTTTTGATGCTTGAGAAATGATCCCTGATAGAAGGAAAAACAAGAATTCaagattaaaaatatatatatacttgattaAAAAGATCATAATGTAGAAAAGAGAACATACGGGCAGTTGCTAGGAGTTCGGAGGAAATCCCAGATGGTGGATCGTCTTGCTTAACCTTAGGTGCAATATGCTGAACTACAGCATGCTGTGTTCGGTGCCTTTTACAGAAAAAGAGAAGACCAACGAGCAAGAGGATTATCACTACAACGACAATTCCCCCAATCACACCAGCCAGAACGACTATCTCCCTCATTCTAGATCCTCCTTTGTCCTTATCAACGTCTCTGCAGTATGCTGCAGAATGCTGATCTCTTGCATCAGTGGAGAAACAATTCCCACTAATTTTGACTATTCTGTTCTCTCCTGCACTGTCCAAGCAATCGGGAAGCTGGCCTACCAATTTATTATCAGAAAGATCGATCAAACTAAGTCCCACTCCACAGTTAAGATGCTCAGCAAGTGATCCACTAAGAGCATTGGATGACAGATTCAAGTAACTAATATTTGGGAGAGAGAAAAGCAGAGCAGGAGGGGTTCCACTAAGATGATTATTCGACAAATCAAGATGCTGAAGTTGATCCAGCATAACAAATTGTTGGGGTATGCTACCAGAAAACGAGTTGTTGCTTAGAAACACATTAGCCAGCCCTTTTGGCAGGGAAGGCAATTCGGAGTCCAAACCGTTCTCTCTCAAATCGAGCAACTGCAAACTCGAGAGGCTGCTCAGATCAGGCAACTTCCCAGTGAGCAAGTTGTGTGACAATACTAGCTCACTCAGTGCTGTAATTCTTGACACTGCAGAAGGGACTTCACCACTCAATCTATTGTTCTTTAAGCTCAACACAGTGAGATTCGACCACGAATCCAACCACTCGGGAACACTACCATTGAAATAGTTCTCATCAAAGCTCAAACTCCTAAGCTTAACCATTCTTGACATTTGAGAAGGGATCAAACCAAACAAGAAATTTGAACTCATGTCTAAAGCTTCTAGCAAATATAGCCTATGGATTTTATCAGGCAGTGGACCCCATATGCCTAGAGCCACTAGAGTGACAACCCTTAAGCTGGACAACCTCGTCAACGTTGTAATGAAAGAATCCATAGAGAAACTCTGAGACAATGTGAGATTTGGGATTGCAAACCCGCTGAATTCGGTACTCACCTTTGCAGGCTTGTCTCCCATGATTCGAAGCTCGGTGACAGAATCATTCTCACATTTGATGGTGAGCTGCGGTGGAGACGACAAATTGCAGAAATCGGCATCGTAATTCTCCCAGCTGCTGAGAGGCAGAGGGTACTCCAAATGCTTCCTCAGCTGAAGAAGAACTTGCGTTTCGTAGCTTTTCAGCTCATGAGTGCTCGAAGCAAGCAGCAGCCATGAAAGAAACACTAAAACACAGTAATTTGAACACCCCATTTGCACAAGTTCAGCAAGAGCCCTAAAGATTGCAGCTTTGGTTAAAGGCCCATCAGCTACTTGTTTCTCAAAATTCAGAAATTTGCGGAAATATGGGACAGGGgtagagataagatattgagaagAATGTTGGATAGTTGAGAAACAGACAATAAAAAACGAAGACAAAATCGATGGAAATGAATAGAAGGGAAGTGTGGAGCAAGTGGGTGAAACTTGAAAGAATTTCACATAAATGGGAAGGAATTAAAAGAAGTGGGCTAATAATGAAAGGCGGTTGAAAGGGAAGAATCAGCATTTACTGCTACCGGCATTGAtgcattcattcattcataatCATGGAAGAAAACAAGACGAGAGTAGCAACTTCTTTTGTCGTCTTTAGATCTATGCATTAATGGCTGAGGTGATATGGTATGGTTATGGAGCACTGTCTGTCACTGTGAAACTCAACACGAGAAAACAAAGGAAAACAAAAACCAGTTACATGTTAAAAATCCTAAGTTTCAAATCTATACACAGACAAAAAGATTTTTGTCACCAAAGAAGGTGCAATTATGATTTGCAAAAGATATCTTAACTtccttcctttttcttttcacaCCTGATTACTTATTAGCCAACTAGTAcaattaattgtatatattacACCACAGTCCACAATTAGCATGACACTTAATAACCTCGGTAGTATAATTGGATAtatcaattactccctccgtctcccTCGATCTCATGAAATtagtttcttattttattttgggatgtcctaaaaagatagtccacttttttaattaataatatataaaaatattatttttactaaattaaccttatttaatacttcacttaaatatgaaaataatgtgtgaaaataataaataaaggtGTAAAAGATAAAAACATAAAGATTGaatacattttcttaatatgtatGAAAAGTGGGAGGAGACTTAACtggtgggacggagagagtataaattATAACcattttgttaattttattttctctttttacaATAAAATGGAAAAAACTTTAGTGGTAACATttgtatataaataataaaataaatattattgctCCAACCGAGTTCAAAGCACCAAGTTCATATAAAATCACAGTCAAAATAATTGGGAGAGCGAAACATGGAGACAATCCCATCAAAACTTTAGCGGTAATGTTGATACATTTTTCTTACTTGGTAATATTGATATGTATGCGACCGTTTAATTTGAAAGATTAGGTAtgattaatcttattatttaGTAATGTCACGTAAGATTAGTTCTGACTTATAAGTCAAGGTCTGTTCCCTTTGgcaatattaattttgaataatCTTGGATCAATTCAATTTCGAGTAATCTCGGAACAATCtaatttcaaataattgaaaatgacaATTTATAGATATTAATCTATCCATTGAAAAATCATGATTTGTCAATAATTTTCCTTGATTGAGATTGAGAGAACTTTTGATAAATGGGAAaagttgtttttgttttcttataTGGAACCTAATAAACAAAAAATGCACGTCGTTATTGGTAAGGGAAAAAAAAGAGTAGTGAAGAAATAAAAGTTGGCACACtgtagtatttatttattgggaGCTGAAATGAAACCCGGTTTAGAAAAGGAGTCCACGTTAGTACACACAAAGCAACAAAACCAAGTCATTGATTCCTTTAAAACTTGGGCTTTAGAGCtttaaataacaatattaaatagtTTAGCATGATGATTAGTCAGTCAATTTGCACAAAAACACATGCAAATCCCTCTGTCATCAAAGCCTCACCCCACGTTTCCTTTTCCAGTGTAGTTAAACAATTTTACTCCAAAAAGGGGTAGTAAGTCGGATATTATAATTACTAATTTACTATGAGTAGATATGAAGAAAATGAAATTTCACTATGACAATGTATTCCGAAAGATATTAAAGCTTACTAAGCATACCGTATAATTTTGTTGTTTTCTCTTTCTATTATTTCTTTCACTAAATATGAGATtcaacaaaattcaaaaatgAAACATATACTAGGGCAGTCAATGTTGTGAGATTTCCCAggtcaaataataattcaaataatgataaaagaaaaaagatgattaaaaagaagaaatgttAACGGTCAGTTGAAAACTTGCACCCACTTTCAGAGAAAAATAGAATGTGAGAGAATGTTGTGACCACTTTTCAGAAAACTGTGAACAGATACCACTACTTGTACTAAAGCTACTAAATAGacaaaaacaaattaaaggGGGCCAATTTCAATGACAAAAAGCTAAAAGACAAAGCACCAAACTAACATCATTGTCGTCTACTAACATACAACAATCGATACATTCCACAATTCTTGAATAGATCAAGAATTATAGCAAATGTACTAGAGAGTAATGTTAATCACATAAAGTAGAATAGTTTTAGATAGACGATCACAAGCTGTCCCTTTTGGCAGGGCTCGACCCGACTGCAGCCCGTGACCCGTTTTGCCTACTGATACACAGCGTGCTTTACCAAAGATCGACTCGTAGTTCACTGGGTGGAACCTCGTTCCTGTACAGATATTCTGAAAAATAATGAGGGAAGGAAATATGTGAAGAATCAGAAGTGAAAACGATGACTCATTGTTTAGTTGAAGAGAATGAGGGCAAAACCAGCAGTCACGGTATCTCGTACCAACAAGGGATATATCTCTTCATCACAATTTCTCTTTAGCATCAGAACTAGAGTTAAGATATTGCATAACAAGATCAGCTGCTTGACAGCCGGTTGAGATTGCTTTGCCAACTGATAATCCTCCCTTGTGGTTTCCTAGCATTAGAAATGCAACAGAGGAATTACCATACTACCAGATTTTACCAAAGTGCATTAATCTATCAAAATTCTACGCATTGTAGTTACTATAAAGCTGATGTTTTCCCAAGCTCAACATATCACGTTCCCTCAAATTCATTTCCGAATTTCCACTATAGTTATTCCACGTTTCTGTATATATAATAACGTATCATTCCTTAAAGTCAACCACAAGCCAAGGTGAGGAATATGTTGAAAAAACGTAGTCCAGAGAAATTGGATAAGAATAGCTTTCAGCAAATAAGAAGTTACCACTACTCCATTCACATTTGAGTTTTTACTAGCTTATGAAAAAAGTAGAGGACAACAATAACATAAGGTGAACATTTACCAGCGTAAAAAAGTCCTGGGAGGTCTTTTTCCATCTTGTCAATAGCTTGAATGACCGAACCATAATTTAGCCCATACAAGGGAAATGCTTTGCTCCAATAATAATGActgcaatcaagcacataaccTGTAAGAAAACCTACTAGTAATGGGTTCATTTACTACAAGAGCTCTTTAGTTCAAAAGCCCACTACATGATCCGAGTTGAGCAAAATTACTTCAGAAAGGCAGGTTCCCCCTCTGCACCTAATAGCTGTCTGAGATCAGAAGTCGCTATCTGCTTCAATTCATCACTGCCACAGAAGTAACAGAATTTGTGGGGTAACAGATGTGGACAAAAGATTCTAAAATTAAAGCAAaactgaaaatatatatatatagtcaagCTGTTAACACCTTGAAGCTTTCGCTAGTTCCCGATTTCTACTTCCACCAATGAATGTAGTGTAGAGATAAACATCAGAGGGTGCCCGATCTGGGAACATCATCGATGTAAAGAGGGTGCCTGTAAGCAGGAAACATTATAGCATAAATAAATGGACAGTAAAATAAGAAATCATGAGGCTAAAAAAATCACATTACCAAGTGTTCTCAAACCATTTTGTTGCTCTTTTGAGGGTATAAGAACGCCAAAGCCTTCAAGTGGTCGCTTTACATTCTCCCTCTTAAATGTCGTGATTATGACAGACATTGGTAAATAACTAACCTGAACGAAAAGGCATGAACACCATAATTCTCATTGAAGGCAGTAGATATAGAAGATAGGGTCCCTGATGACTGTGTGACTAATTCTTCTAATGGTCAACTCAAGTAAGAGTTGAAATTAGACccaaaatatcataaattgGTGTCAGTGTCCAATTTGTTCTGCAGTCTTTCACTCTACAggcaaaattttaatttctccTCCACAGCCTTTTCTTCAGTGGGAATTAACTTTGAGATGTTTATAATCATTATACTGATTAAAGAACTTCAAAGTTCAAAGACCTGTCAAATTTGTACAAGTATAGATTACATCTAGATGTAAACAAAGAACAACCAGAGTTGCATACCTCAGGAATGAAATCTAGGGGAAACAGGCTTCCTCGTTTGGTAATCTTCATTTGTTTAACATCAGAAAGTGGGGCCTAATGGAAGACACTGGAAACTATAAACACCCATCCTTATGCACAATCTAAGATTCAAAATATAGAGGAACTTGTCATCACATAGCATGTTACATTGAAAACCTTGATAGTCGCTATCATGATAACAAAAAAAACAGAACCTATCAATGTGAAGTGAACGTAAGAAAGTGAGGACTGCTTCCTCACTCTATTTTACTAATACTGGAAAAGCATATGCACTTACTGTGACTATTAATGCGTCAAAGGACTTCTCACTGGAAAGCTTTTTGTTATTCAATTCATAAGAAATTGACCAGCTATCTTGAGGAGACATCTCACTGCAACTACAAGCAATTTCCAGCACCTTAGATTGAAGTTTAAGTTCATCTTTGCCAAGTTCATTGCACAATGCATTGGTGAGAGTCTGTAAACATTTGAAACCAAACTTACATTACGATCATAGTCATTGGCATGACAAAGTTGTGATGATATTATACCATCAAGGAACTATGCCTACAAGTGACCATATGATGTTACAAATTGCATTAAACTTCTGAAAGGATATTTCAGAACGGGTCTCCAAATCCATGTTTCTGGCTCAAGATTGAGACCATGAAGAGACTATTTAGAAGCTTAGGAGGTGCACACCCTCTATATGCTCAACTTTGACTAAAGTAACAATAACTACCGTATCTCTGAAAGTATTGTTGGAAACAAAAGCTAAAATTCTAGGTAGTACATAGACAAAATGCTTTAGTCCTCTTATGTGAGTATGCTAACAATGTGTTGGTGCTTTAATGTATGCTTCCCTGGACAGCTTTTACACGTAATACAATAGAGCAGGCATCCTGACCACCCACAAGTTCCAATTGAAAATCTTTAACCACTATAGTTGCATAAATTAATTTCGAACACAGGAATATATTGATTGCAAATGAAAAGCGTGGTTACCAAGAAAGATGAAGACTATAGTCTATAGGCCTACCTGCATCCCACCTagaaatgaaaatgaaccaTGTTTTTGCTTCTTCTTTGCTGAAGAGTCCATTCCACCAGATGTGTCCTTTTTAGCAGATAACTTAGATTGAATAGCACCAGATATGATTGAACCAAACCTGAAAAATTGCAGAAAAAATTACGACCCTGTTGAAAGACATTTACATGATGGATTAGCATGAGAAATTTGTATAAAGTGGGCTTGTTTTAGCACTCATATAATTACAGCCATGcttggaagaaaaaaaatggtttCCCTTGTCTAGgattagaatatatatatatatatatatatatatatatatatagagggttgGGTTACTGTGAGAATGACTATCTttgtgaaaaatgagaataaggGATAAGCCAatataaatctacgaataagctgcttgtaatgcaCGAATACCCCGTACTGGCGTACTCAGTTAATGTGGTGAAATTTTTGCCCCCTCCGTGATTCAAGCCCACGTTTGAATGGCTATTCGTGCATGTACATGTACATGCACGAATACCCGTACTCAGTTAATGTGGTGAAATTTTTGCCCCCTCCATGATTCAAACCCACGTTTAAATGGCTATTCGTGCATTACATGCAGCTTATTCGTAGAtgtatattgatttattcgttattctcatttcaCACGATTAATTCGAATAAATATCAGCTAAAGGATTTGATATCTCATGCTCcaaattcattctcatttttcaccacATTTAGCCATTGTCACTTAAGCTTGCACGAATAGCCTATTAAGTTAATGTGGTGAAATTTCCTCCCATCCAGGATTCGAATCCAGGTTGAACGGCTTATTCGTAGATATTTATATttgacttattcattattttcattttacacGATATAATATCAGTCATAAGATTTGAATATCcagattcattctcatttctcaccacatttgacaattttttgtctctctctctctgtatatatatatatatactgagatcccctatttttagtgagatcttaaAAACGACCTCGTGAGttaattttatcaatcctatgcttaatattgtacctagagggcgaatttttttcttagggttcgaatcctgaagggagcgaaatattttaaatttcattattcatcagtatatactaccTTATTCATCAGtgtatatatcttattcattgaaaaataagggtctTATTGGAGCGCACTTCTATATACTACCTTATTCATCAGTGTATATATCTTATAGTGAgaatgctatttttcgtgaaaaatgagaataatgaataactcagtatatagtgttgcataagctgcttgtaatgactgaataacgggtattcaattaattaataaaattttcactcCCTTCGGGATTCAAACACCTGTAAATTTTCGCCCCCTCTAGGTAAATATCAGTAATAGGATTTGAAAATATAACGTTACAGATTCATTGTcatttctcaccacatttgtccattctcatttgatcttctccctatatgtatatatatatattttatatatatatatataaaatgatacGAACCCCACGATAAAACCAATGCAACTTAATAGGCTTGCTCTTATTGCACATCAAGTTTCATATATGTAA contains:
- the LOC130987408 gene encoding probable inactive leucine-rich repeat receptor-like protein kinase At3g03770, which produces MGCSNYCVLVFLSWLLLASSTHELKSYETQVLLQLRKHLEYPLPLSSWENYDADFCNLSSPPQLTIKCENDSVTELRIMGDKPAKVSTEFSGFAIPNLTLSQSFSMDSFITTLTRLSSLRVVTLVALGIWGPLPDKIHRLYLLEALDMSSNFLFGLIPSQMSRMVKLRSLSFDENYFNGSVPEWLDSWSNLTVLSLKNNRLSGEVPSAVSRITALSELVLSHNLLTGKLPDLSSLSSLQLLDLRENGLDSELPSLPKGLANVFLSNNSFSGSIPQQFVMLDQLQHLDLSNNHLSGTPPALLFSLPNISYLNLSSNALSGSLAEHLNCGVGLSLIDLSDNKLVGQLPDCLDSAGENRIVKISGNCFSTDARDQHSAAYCRDVDKDKGGSRMREIVVLAGVIGGIVVVVIILLLVGLLFFCKRHRTQHAVVQHIAPKVKQDDPPSGISSELLATARIISQASKVGNQSSASYRVFTVAELEEATKNFDQSTFLGEGSFGKVYKGRLDNGSSVVIRSLTLYRKCSIQNLKLRLDLLSKLRHPHLVALLGHCIDDGMQDDSSVRRLYLVQEYVPNGNFRSHLSENSPEKVLKWAERLAVLIGAAKAIHFLHTGVIPPSLSNRLKTNNILIDEHGIAKLSDYGMSIIADETEKSDAKGDAIKSGQVDKLQDDVHNFGFILLESLVGPITSGKGEAFLLNEMTSFSSQDGRRKIVDPMVLTTSSQESLSIVISITNKCISGESSGRPSFEDVLWNLQYAAQVQATADADSASHQSFG
- the LOC130987415 gene encoding protoporphyrinogen oxidase, mitochondrial, translated to MQLSSPTSIPRLKPQVSRLPMASLSKQDKQGSSVKNVAVIGAGVSGLSAAYKLKLQGLNVTVFEADGRVGGKLRSISRDGLIWDEGANTMTESEAPVGFLLDNLGLRDKQQFPLSQHKRYIAKNGVPVLLPSNPVALIRSNFLSAGSKLQIFLEPFLWKNNNASKGPDEKESVGVFFQRHFGKEVVDYLIDPFVAGTSGGDPESLSMQHVFPDIWNLEKRFGSIISGAIQSKLSAKKDTSGGMDSSAKKKQKHGSFSFLGGMQTLTNALCNELGKDELKLQSKVLEIACSCSEMSPQDSWSISYELNNKKLSSEKSFDALIVTAPLSDVKQMKITKRGSLFPLDFIPEVSYLPMSVIITTFKRENVKRPLEGFGVLIPSKEQQNGLRTLGTLFTSMMFPDRAPSDVYLYTTFIGGSRNRELAKASSDELKQIATSDLRQLLGAEGEPAFLNHYYWSKAFPLYGLNYGSVIQAIDKMEKDLPGLFYAGNHKGGLSVGKAISTGCQAADLVMQYLNSSSDAKEKL